In a genomic window of Aeromonas veronii:
- a CDS encoding CBS domain-containing protein, whose protein sequence is MHIRDIMTTRVATVSMDDRLSVIKDIFEQAHFRHLLVLEEGALVGVISDRDLLRAISPYLDSDAEMSRDTETLNKRAHQIMSRHPVTIAPHLTARDGVKLMLEKGVSCLPVLENGALVGIISWKDFLKVALESDALA, encoded by the coding sequence ATGCATATCAGGGATATTATGACGACCCGGGTTGCCACCGTTTCAATGGATGATCGACTCAGTGTCATCAAGGATATCTTCGAGCAGGCTCACTTTCGCCACCTGCTGGTACTGGAAGAGGGGGCGCTGGTGGGAGTGATCTCGGATCGGGATCTGCTGCGCGCCATCAGCCCCTATCTCGACTCCGACGCCGAGATGAGCCGTGACACCGAAACCCTCAACAAGCGTGCCCACCAGATCATGAGTCGCCATCCTGTCACTATCGCTCCCCATCTCACTGCGCGCGATGGCGTCAAGCTGATGCTGGAGAAGGGGGTCTCCTGCCTGCCGGTGCTGGAAAATGGCGCTCTGGTCGGCATCATCAGCTGGAAAGATTTTCTCAAGGTGGCGCTGGAGAGTGACGCGCTGGCTTGA
- a CDS encoding LysE family translocator, which yields MDLNWLLPLAGFALVTCGTPGPNNMLLTSAGAAQGFRRTLPLLVGVVGGINLMILATALGLGVVFEKVPLLHDGLKIIGSAYLLWLAWKVATASGPAEGNRPLIPAHQGAMLQLLNPKAWMMALSAISGFTLAGEAYWPSALWVLVIFFITGLYTGAFWVLFGAQVRQIIRTARGWRRFNLGMGLATAACVGMIWI from the coding sequence ATGGATCTGAACTGGTTACTGCCCCTGGCGGGGTTTGCCCTGGTTACCTGCGGCACGCCGGGGCCCAACAATATGCTGCTCACCAGTGCCGGGGCGGCGCAGGGTTTTCGCCGCACTCTTCCCCTGCTGGTGGGGGTGGTGGGGGGGATCAATCTGATGATCCTCGCCACCGCGCTGGGGCTTGGCGTGGTGTTCGAGAAAGTGCCACTGTTGCACGACGGCCTCAAGATCATCGGCTCGGCGTATCTGCTCTGGCTGGCGTGGAAGGTGGCGACCGCCAGCGGCCCGGCCGAAGGAAATCGGCCACTCATCCCCGCCCATCAGGGGGCCATGCTGCAACTGCTCAACCCCAAGGCGTGGATGATGGCGCTCTCCGCCATCAGCGGTTTCACCCTGGCGGGGGAGGCTTACTGGCCCTCCGCGCTCTGGGTGCTGGTGATCTTCTTTATTACCGGTCTCTACACCGGGGCGTTCTGGGTACTTTTTGGTGCCCAGGTGCGGCAAATCATCCGTACCGCCCGGGGCTGGCGGCGTTTCAATCTCGGCATGGGGCTGGCGACGGCCGCCTGTGTCGGGATGATCTGGATTTAG